A region from the Lentimonas sp. CC4 genome encodes:
- a CDS encoding PAS domain-containing hybrid sensor histidine kinase/response regulator, whose amino-acid sequence MPISFESLVGFAPDAVVVHDLDNQVLYWNQAAEVLYGWSMEEMVGRPVARIFYLDKAAREDAIEVLHDQGAWTGELRQLNRNGDESIIQSRQQIFRDESGEPVAVVCFNTNVTELKKKQDAEARAHHVRSSNLLAGGLGHELNNALAPIMLSAAMLKRSLEDEKSRNMVSMIEKCANKGAALVGDLLSFERGKGGGNAVIRKSQVERSLKRIGEEIIPPAVSLQVDVVEDLWECRGEMVEIAEIFEHAMKNASEAMPEGGTLKVSVGNRLFDENFENLAPEAKAGAYVSFVFEDNGRGIDDSIIARVAEPFFTTKEPKQGFGFGLSSSQAIIKGHKGFMVLESDRGRGTALSIFLPAHMSEEQTSGSLPPFVASQEGKGKQVLVADDEFFIRETIKKTLGDRGYNVITAQDGTEALAIYASRINDIDMVVTNVEMPFMDGPSLCRALLKLNPEAKILVSSGHKQREKVQEIKSCGVEDFLSKPYTADDLADRVHAILAGG is encoded by the coding sequence ATGCCTATTTCTTTTGAATCGCTTGTCGGTTTTGCGCCCGATGCAGTCGTGGTTCATGATTTGGACAATCAAGTGCTTTATTGGAACCAAGCGGCAGAGGTGCTCTACGGTTGGTCTATGGAAGAGATGGTTGGGCGTCCGGTGGCTCGTATCTTTTATTTAGATAAGGCGGCGCGTGAGGATGCGATCGAAGTCTTACATGATCAAGGTGCTTGGACAGGAGAGCTACGCCAACTCAATCGCAATGGAGATGAGTCTATTATACAGTCTCGGCAGCAGATCTTTCGGGACGAGTCTGGTGAACCGGTTGCTGTTGTTTGTTTTAATACCAATGTGACTGAGCTGAAAAAGAAGCAAGATGCCGAGGCGCGTGCGCACCATGTCCGCTCGTCCAATCTTTTAGCGGGTGGGCTCGGGCATGAGCTCAATAACGCACTCGCGCCTATTATGCTTTCGGCTGCGATGTTGAAGCGTTCCTTAGAAGATGAGAAATCGCGTAATATGGTTTCTATGATCGAGAAGTGCGCGAATAAGGGAGCCGCTCTGGTCGGTGACTTGTTGTCATTTGAGCGTGGTAAGGGCGGTGGCAATGCTGTGATTCGCAAGTCACAGGTGGAGCGTTCGTTAAAGCGCATCGGGGAGGAAATCATTCCGCCAGCAGTTAGTTTGCAGGTCGATGTGGTCGAAGACCTTTGGGAATGTCGTGGTGAAATGGTTGAAATCGCGGAGATCTTTGAGCATGCAATGAAGAATGCCAGCGAAGCGATGCCCGAGGGCGGAACATTGAAGGTCAGCGTCGGTAACCGTTTGTTTGATGAAAATTTTGAAAACCTCGCACCTGAAGCGAAAGCGGGTGCGTATGTGAGCTTTGTCTTTGAGGACAATGGGCGCGGAATCGATGATAGCATCATTGCGCGTGTGGCAGAGCCGTTCTTTACGACTAAAGAGCCGAAGCAAGGGTTTGGCTTTGGTTTGTCGAGCTCTCAAGCGATTATCAAGGGACATAAAGGATTTATGGTGCTGGAGAGTGATCGGGGGCGTGGCACGGCCTTGAGTATTTTCCTTCCAGCGCATATGTCTGAGGAGCAAACCTCTGGCTCCCTGCCTCCTTTTGTCGCGAGCCAGGAGGGTAAGGGAAAGCAGGTGCTTGTTGCGGATGATGAATTTTTTATTCGTGAGACGATCAAAAAGACCCTCGGAGATCGCGGCTATAATGTGATCACGGCTCAAGATGGCACTGAGGCCTTGGCGATTTATGCGAGCAGAATCAATGATATCGACATGGTCGTTACTAATGTCGAGATGCCCTTTATGGATGGGCCGTCACTGTGCCGTGCCTTGTTGAAACTGAATCCTGAAGCGAAGATTCTCGTTTCGAGTGGGCATAAGCAGCGTGAGAAGGTTCAGGAAATTAAATCCTGTGGCGTCGAGGATTTCTTATCAAAGCCCTACACTGCCGATGATTTGGCGGATCGTGTGCACGCGATACTTGCTGGAGGGTAG
- the trpS gene encoding tryptophan--tRNA ligase, with amino-acid sequence MSEEKPVILTCAQPTGVLTLGNYLGAVKNWATMLDDNTCYFGVVDMHAITVKYTPAELRKNTLSCVAQYIACGLDPERSNIFIQSHVIGHTELAWLLSCIAPIGDLQRMTQFKEKAAKLGYKVDQGEGGEGVKIANEGTRQGASLNAGLLMYPVLMAADILLYNADAVPVGNDQKQHLEICRDLAHRFNTTYSETFTIPEPFIAKTGARIMSLQDPERKMSKSDDNQNATLYILDKPDVLRKKIMSSVTDSGNEIVARDDKPGVTNLLQIHTAISGRSTADLEAHFVGKGYGDLKKEVADVVIAALEPVQARYEELIKDKKYLESVLKAGAGEAQKRAYKTLGKVYRKSGFVERPR; translated from the coding sequence ATGAGCGAAGAAAAGCCAGTTATCCTTACATGCGCGCAACCGACCGGTGTCCTGACACTAGGTAACTATCTTGGGGCGGTTAAAAATTGGGCGACTATGCTCGACGACAATACCTGTTATTTCGGTGTGGTCGATATGCACGCGATTACGGTCAAATATACGCCTGCTGAGTTGCGTAAGAATACGCTGTCCTGTGTGGCGCAATACATTGCTTGTGGGCTCGATCCTGAGCGATCGAATATTTTCATTCAGTCGCATGTCATCGGGCATACTGAATTGGCATGGTTGTTGAGCTGCATCGCGCCGATCGGTGACTTGCAGCGCATGACACAGTTTAAAGAAAAAGCCGCCAAGCTTGGCTATAAAGTGGATCAAGGCGAAGGCGGCGAGGGAGTGAAGATCGCCAATGAAGGCACCCGTCAAGGGGCGTCGCTCAATGCTGGCTTGCTGATGTATCCGGTTCTGATGGCTGCGGATATCTTACTGTATAATGCAGATGCAGTGCCTGTCGGTAATGACCAGAAGCAACACCTGGAGATTTGCCGTGATCTGGCGCATCGTTTTAACACCACGTATTCGGAAACCTTTACGATCCCCGAGCCGTTCATTGCGAAGACCGGTGCGCGCATTATGTCGCTGCAAGATCCAGAGCGTAAGATGTCGAAGAGTGATGATAATCAGAACGCGACGCTCTACATCTTGGATAAACCAGATGTGTTGCGTAAGAAGATCATGAGCTCGGTCACCGATTCGGGCAACGAGATCGTCGCGCGCGATGATAAGCCAGGTGTGACCAACCTTTTGCAGATTCATACTGCGATCAGCGGCCGTTCGACGGCAGACCTCGAAGCTCATTTTGTTGGCAAGGGCTATGGCGATCTTAAAAAGGAAGTGGCCGATGTGGTCATTGCCGCCTTGGAGCCAGTGCAAGCTCGCTACGAGGAACTGATTAAAGATAAGAAATACCTAGAGTCAGTGTTAAAGGCAGGTGCGGGCGAGGCGCAGAAGCGCGCATACAAGACGCTGGGTAAGGTGTATCGCAAGTCAGGCTTTGTGGAGCGTCCTCGCTAG
- a CDS encoding alkaline phosphatase D family protein produces MSLFRQLSIATWLSLALSPLTSAYHPTDFDTPLEIIAFGSCNRQFLPQPLWPVIAENQPYLWIWGGDNIYGDSKDAAVIEAKYQEQLNQPNYAAFRKQFPIVGTWDDHDYGWNDAYSTYPIKTVTQGLALDFMDVPTDDPRRQREGIYGDYDFGQEGKRVKVILLDNRYFATKRKAEHRDLLGEAQRNWLADTLRTSTAQINILVSGTQIISEEHNYERWGHFPDRAWLLQLIREESIPGVICISGDRHIHEISVLQEEDAPYPLMDITSSGLTHSWETFKGEPNKHRVGEVYTGLGFGILTIDWKRHPITVTAEIRDLSNTAVSTQRIKFKQ; encoded by the coding sequence ATGTCACTGTTTCGCCAACTCTCGATCGCCACCTGGCTCTCTCTCGCACTCAGCCCACTGACAAGCGCCTACCACCCCACTGATTTCGACACGCCACTGGAAATCATCGCATTTGGCTCCTGCAACCGCCAATTCCTGCCACAACCACTCTGGCCCGTCATCGCCGAGAACCAGCCCTACCTCTGGATCTGGGGCGGCGACAATATTTACGGCGACTCCAAAGACGCCGCGGTGATCGAAGCCAAATACCAAGAGCAGCTCAACCAGCCCAACTACGCCGCCTTTCGTAAGCAGTTCCCCATCGTCGGCACTTGGGACGATCATGACTACGGATGGAACGACGCATATTCCACTTACCCTATCAAAACCGTCACTCAAGGGCTCGCACTCGACTTCATGGATGTGCCAACCGACGACCCGCGCCGCCAGCGCGAAGGCATCTATGGCGACTACGATTTCGGTCAGGAAGGCAAGCGCGTCAAAGTCATTCTATTGGACAACCGCTACTTCGCAACAAAGCGCAAAGCCGAGCACCGCGATCTACTGGGCGAGGCTCAACGCAACTGGCTAGCCGACACGCTGCGCACCAGCACCGCTCAAATCAACATTCTGGTCAGCGGCACTCAAATCATCTCCGAAGAGCACAACTACGAACGCTGGGGGCATTTCCCCGACCGCGCATGGTTGCTCCAGCTCATCCGCGAGGAATCCATTCCTGGCGTGATCTGCATCAGCGGCGATCGCCACATTCACGAAATTTCAGTGCTACAAGAAGAGGACGCGCCCTATCCCTTGATGGACATCACATCAAGCGGACTGACGCACTCCTGGGAAACCTTCAAAGGCGAACCCAACAAGCACCGCGTCGGCGAAGTCTATACAGGGCTAGGGTTCGGCATCTTGACAATCGACTGGAAGCGCCATCCAATCACGGTCACCGCAGAGATCCGCGACCTCTCAAACACGGCAGTCAGCACGCAGCGGATCAAGTTCAAGCAATAG
- a CDS encoding cytochrome b562, with the protein MHSFLKSIAYTSLACFMCFSASADEHGHEHEDTPLAEEMSAMGKPFKMLSRTFKKTPDPAKNAEYVAWAETFLKHTKLSAQYTPALVEKLEPAEQKKMEAAYQVAIKESVKTAEQLVVALKAEDYATAKKLLADLNSQKKKGHSKFQEDED; encoded by the coding sequence ATGCATTCATTCCTCAAATCGATCGCCTATACTTCACTCGCTTGTTTTATGTGCTTCAGTGCATCTGCTGACGAACATGGCCACGAGCACGAAGATACGCCTCTCGCTGAAGAGATGTCAGCGATGGGCAAGCCCTTCAAGATGCTCTCTCGCACATTTAAGAAAACGCCAGACCCAGCGAAGAACGCTGAATATGTCGCATGGGCGGAAACGTTCCTCAAGCACACGAAGCTCTCTGCTCAATACACCCCAGCACTTGTTGAGAAGTTAGAGCCTGCGGAACAAAAGAAAATGGAAGCCGCTTACCAAGTTGCGATCAAGGAAAGTGTTAAGACTGCTGAGCAGTTGGTCGTAGCCCTTAAGGCTGAAGATTATGCCACCGCTAAAAAGCTGCTGGCTGACCTTAACTCCCAAAAGAAAAAGGGGCACAGTAAGTTTCAGGAAGACGAAGACTAG
- a CDS encoding glutamine--tRNA ligase/YqeY domain fusion protein — MSDAKDTPTDFIRQMIAADVAAGKHDGRVQTRFPPEPNGYLQIGHAKAICLNFSIAEEFGGKCNLRFDDTNPEKESDEFVRAIEEDIEWLGFKWAKICFASDYFEQLFEWAIKLIEDGHAYVEELSFDEMRDYRGSINEPGRPSPYRERPIEESVDLFKRMRAGEFADGEKVLRAKIDMTHPNMNMRDPVMYRIKRMHHHRLGDEWCMYPSYDFTHGQSDSLEEVTHSLCSLEFEDHRPLYDWFIEKLGIFPSKQTEFSRLNMTYTVVSKRKLRELVEGDFVDGWDDPRMPTLSGMRRRGYPAAAIRKFCETVGITKVNSTSDVALLEHAVRAELNSTSIRRMAVFDPLEIEITNWPEGQVVEVDGVNNPEDESAGTRKIPFSGRLFIEQEDFKEEANRKFFRLKKGGEVRLRYGYIIKCDDVEKDADGNITKLLCSVDLDTLNKQPTDRKVKGVIHWVSAEHAVETPVRLFDRLFTEENPEADKEISFTKYVNPESSKEVKVLCEPSLMEMAAGEQCQFERIGYFCVDNKLSKPGAPVFNRTVALRDSWAKKK, encoded by the coding sequence ATGTCAGACGCTAAAGATACGCCGACCGATTTTATCCGCCAAATGATTGCTGCCGATGTGGCCGCAGGTAAACATGATGGACGTGTGCAGACACGTTTCCCTCCTGAGCCGAATGGTTATTTGCAGATTGGTCATGCGAAGGCGATTTGCTTGAATTTCAGCATCGCGGAGGAGTTTGGTGGCAAGTGCAACCTACGCTTTGACGACACGAATCCTGAAAAGGAGAGCGATGAGTTCGTGCGTGCGATCGAGGAAGACATCGAGTGGCTGGGCTTTAAGTGGGCGAAGATCTGTTTCGCTAGCGATTATTTCGAGCAACTGTTCGAGTGGGCAATTAAGTTGATCGAAGACGGTCATGCGTATGTCGAAGAACTTTCGTTCGACGAGATGCGTGACTATCGCGGTTCGATCAACGAGCCGGGGCGCCCGAGCCCGTATCGCGAGCGCCCGATTGAGGAGAGCGTAGATCTCTTTAAGCGTATGCGTGCAGGTGAGTTTGCTGATGGCGAGAAGGTGCTACGCGCTAAGATCGACATGACGCATCCGAATATGAACATGCGCGACCCTGTGATGTATCGTATCAAGCGTATGCATCACCACCGTCTGGGCGACGAATGGTGCATGTATCCAAGCTATGACTTTACGCACGGCCAAAGTGACTCGCTCGAAGAGGTAACACACTCGCTCTGCTCACTTGAATTCGAAGATCACCGTCCGCTCTACGATTGGTTCATTGAGAAGCTCGGCATCTTTCCGTCGAAGCAAACGGAGTTCTCTCGCCTGAACATGACTTACACCGTTGTGAGTAAGCGCAAGTTGCGTGAGCTCGTCGAAGGTGACTTCGTCGATGGTTGGGATGATCCACGTATGCCGACATTGTCGGGCATGCGCCGCCGCGGCTATCCGGCTGCTGCGATCCGTAAATTCTGCGAGACCGTCGGCATTACCAAGGTCAACTCCACCAGTGATGTGGCGCTGCTTGAACACGCGGTGCGCGCTGAGCTCAACAGCACATCGATCCGTCGTATGGCGGTGTTTGATCCGTTGGAAATCGAAATTACCAACTGGCCAGAAGGTCAGGTCGTCGAGGTCGATGGCGTGAATAATCCAGAGGATGAGTCGGCTGGCACACGTAAGATTCCGTTCTCAGGGCGTCTGTTCATCGAGCAAGAAGACTTTAAGGAAGAGGCGAATCGCAAATTCTTCCGTCTGAAAAAGGGCGGAGAAGTGCGTCTGCGCTATGGTTACATCATTAAATGTGACGACGTTGAAAAAGATGCCGATGGCAACATCACAAAGCTTCTTTGCTCAGTCGACCTCGACACGCTCAACAAGCAACCGACCGACCGTAAGGTGAAGGGCGTCATCCATTGGGTGAGCGCAGAGCATGCGGTCGAAACACCGGTGCGCTTGTTTGATCGTTTGTTCACGGAGGAGAACCCAGAAGCGGACAAGGAGATTTCATTCACGAAGTATGTAAATCCGGAGTCCTCGAAAGAAGTGAAGGTTCTCTGTGAACCGAGTCTCATGGAAATGGCTGCGGGCGAGCAATGTCAGTTCGAGCGTATCGGTTACTTCTGTGTGGATAATAAGCTGTCGAAGCCTGGAGCGCCGGTGTTTAATCGCACGGTCGCGCTGCGTGATTCGTGGGCGAAGAAAAAGTAG
- a CDS encoding TetR/AcrR family transcriptional regulator: MGHDDKREALLVCAYRLFERQGFNGTGVDQIAAESGVTKRTLYKHFGSKEGLIEAVLEQHQAELIERMRTAIFTEEQDCMARFMRCFDLYREWFGCSTFAGCIFMKTINEFAGCSSNLSGIAQQSKIAIREILVEVAAEGKLRDPALLADQLQLVLEGAIVVAQYGACDQAIETARSLARSLIEKMR, from the coding sequence ATGGGGCATGATGATAAAAGAGAGGCCTTGTTGGTCTGTGCGTATCGTTTATTCGAGCGACAGGGCTTTAATGGCACAGGTGTGGATCAGATCGCAGCGGAATCCGGTGTCACGAAACGCACGCTTTATAAGCACTTTGGCTCAAAGGAGGGCTTGATCGAGGCAGTGTTAGAGCAGCATCAGGCTGAGTTGATTGAGAGGATGCGAACAGCTATATTTACCGAGGAGCAGGATTGTATGGCGCGCTTTATGCGTTGCTTTGATTTATATCGCGAATGGTTTGGTTGCTCGACCTTCGCTGGCTGTATTTTTATGAAGACGATCAATGAGTTTGCTGGGTGCTCGTCGAACTTGAGTGGCATCGCTCAACAGTCTAAAATCGCGATTCGTGAAATACTGGTTGAGGTTGCAGCAGAGGGGAAGCTTCGTGATCCGGCCTTACTGGCAGATCAGTTACAGTTGGTCTTAGAGGGGGCGATTGTGGTGGCGCAGTATGGAGCCTGCGATCAGGCGATCGAGACGGCTCGGTCGCTGGCTCGGTCGTTGATTGAAAAGATGCGTTGA
- the trxA gene encoding thioredoxin yields MPTNIGSKQAFEALIQQPGKVVAVDFWAPWCGPCKALAPILEKVSVAIGSKGEIAKVNVDDFSDIAKEYGINSIPTVIYFRAGKEVHRATGIEPEATIIGHFDRF; encoded by the coding sequence ATGCCTACCAACATCGGATCCAAACAAGCCTTCGAGGCGCTCATTCAACAACCAGGCAAAGTCGTTGCAGTCGATTTCTGGGCACCTTGGTGCGGACCCTGTAAAGCGCTGGCACCGATTCTGGAAAAAGTCTCAGTAGCCATCGGCAGCAAAGGCGAAATCGCCAAGGTCAACGTCGACGATTTCAGCGACATCGCAAAAGAATATGGCATCAACTCAATTCCAACTGTCATCTATTTCCGCGCTGGCAAAGAAGTGCACCGTGCCACAGGCATTGAACCAGAAGCGACTATCATTGGTCACTTCGATCGATTTTAA
- a CDS encoding glutamate--tRNA ligase family protein: MSDVRVRFAPSPTGFFHIGSARTALFNWLYARHTGGTFVLRIEDTDKERNTDEALRVLLEGMRWMGMDWDEGPEVGGAYGPYFQSERQSVYDEYLKKLVDAGRTYEKDGAIWFKLEGERYTEYDDFKEKEIEKVKAAPVIIDDAVRGRVERAEELDFVIVRKDGNPVFHFVNVVDDIAMGITHVIRGEDHLSNTSKHVELFNAFGVKPPVFAHIPLILKEVGSGKMSKRDKGALIEEYADRGFLANAVRNYISLLGWNPKDEREKMDIDDIIELFDFPGINKGNSRFDEKKLSALNTEYLRELNVESYAFLARPMLHTAGVITEDVDEDYLQSVLTLCQGKARGLDDLADFCRYFFVEDFELNEKVGAKIAKKADPKELLAEILPVIEGVETFDADSLQAALEAHAESKEVKVFAYFPALRYALSGQGGGPDLLPMLAVLGKDRVIARLKAFIG; encoded by the coding sequence ATGTCAGATGTTCGCGTTCGTTTTGCTCCCAGCCCGACTGGTTTCTTCCATATCGGTAGTGCCCGCACTGCTCTGTTTAACTGGCTGTATGCGCGTCATACCGGTGGCACCTTTGTGCTGCGCATCGAGGACACAGACAAGGAGCGTAATACCGACGAAGCGCTACGCGTGTTGCTCGAAGGCATGCGTTGGATGGGCATGGACTGGGATGAAGGTCCTGAAGTTGGTGGTGCGTATGGCCCGTATTTCCAGAGCGAACGCCAATCCGTTTATGACGAATATTTGAAAAAGTTGGTAGATGCTGGCCGCACCTACGAGAAGGACGGTGCGATTTGGTTCAAGCTCGAAGGTGAGCGCTATACCGAATACGACGATTTTAAAGAAAAGGAGATCGAGAAGGTCAAAGCTGCGCCTGTGATTATCGACGATGCGGTGCGTGGTCGTGTCGAGCGTGCGGAGGAGTTGGATTTCGTCATCGTTCGTAAAGATGGCAACCCAGTGTTTCACTTTGTGAATGTGGTGGACGATATTGCGATGGGCATTACGCACGTGATTCGCGGCGAGGATCACTTGTCCAACACGAGTAAGCACGTGGAGCTATTTAATGCGTTCGGTGTGAAGCCACCCGTGTTTGCACACATCCCGCTGATTTTGAAAGAAGTCGGCTCAGGTAAAATGAGCAAGCGCGACAAGGGTGCATTGATCGAGGAATATGCAGACCGCGGCTTCTTGGCGAATGCGGTGCGTAACTACATCTCACTGCTTGGTTGGAATCCGAAGGACGAGCGCGAGAAGATGGACATCGATGATATCATCGAGCTGTTCGACTTTCCTGGGATCAACAAGGGCAACTCTCGTTTCGATGAGAAGAAGCTCTCTGCGTTGAATACTGAATATTTGCGTGAACTGAATGTAGAGAGCTATGCATTCTTAGCGCGTCCAATGCTGCACACTGCAGGTGTGATCACTGAGGATGTGGATGAAGATTATCTGCAGTCCGTGTTGACCCTCTGCCAAGGTAAGGCGCGTGGCCTTGATGACTTGGCTGATTTCTGCCGCTACTTCTTCGTCGAAGACTTTGAGTTGAACGAAAAAGTCGGTGCAAAGATCGCGAAGAAGGCGGACCCGAAGGAGCTGCTTGCAGAAATCCTACCAGTGATCGAAGGCGTGGAAACCTTTGATGCCGATTCGCTGCAAGCTGCGCTCGAAGCGCATGCCGAGTCGAAAGAGGTCAAAGTCTTCGCGTATTTCCCAGCACTGCGTTATGCGTTGAGCGGGCAGGGCGGCGGTCCCGACCTATTGCCGATGTTGGCTGTGCTCGGTAAAGATCGTGTGATTGCACGCTTGAAGGCGTTTATCGGATAA
- a CDS encoding M48 family metallopeptidase has protein sequence MKKKVCSLALLTGALLWFTGCTTVSQTGRSALHLVPEGELTAMSSSQFNQLKQETPISRDANYNAMVQRVGDRIAYVAAPDMPNAQWEFVVFDDDEQVNAFAMPGGKVAVYTGILEIIKSDDELAVVMGHEVAHVAAGHGNERMSHKMLAAGGAAVVGVGVAAADMDDSERALVLAMFGAGATYGAILPYSRYHESEADEIGLIYAAKAGYDPRAAIAFWERMEKLGGGAPPEFLSTHPAGTTRIRKLNELMPRAMDAYRNR, from the coding sequence ATGAAAAAGAAAGTCTGTTCGCTCGCGCTCCTCACTGGGGCTCTCCTGTGGTTTACTGGTTGCACCACCGTGTCGCAGACTGGGCGTTCGGCGCTGCATTTGGTGCCAGAGGGGGAGTTGACTGCCATGTCGTCCTCGCAGTTTAATCAACTCAAGCAGGAGACGCCGATCTCGCGTGATGCAAACTATAACGCGATGGTGCAGCGAGTCGGCGACCGTATCGCGTATGTGGCGGCTCCGGATATGCCCAATGCACAATGGGAGTTCGTGGTGTTTGATGATGACGAGCAGGTCAATGCGTTCGCGATGCCGGGCGGTAAAGTCGCGGTTTATACCGGTATCTTAGAAATAATTAAGAGTGACGATGAGCTAGCGGTGGTGATGGGGCATGAAGTTGCGCACGTGGCAGCAGGGCATGGCAACGAGCGTATGTCGCATAAAATGTTGGCCGCTGGCGGTGCTGCAGTGGTGGGCGTCGGCGTGGCTGCGGCTGATATGGATGATAGTGAGCGTGCGTTGGTTTTGGCAATGTTCGGTGCGGGTGCGACTTACGGTGCCATTCTGCCATATAGTCGTTATCATGAGAGCGAGGCTGATGAGATCGGTCTGATTTATGCCGCAAAGGCGGGCTATGATCCACGCGCGGCGATCGCCTTTTGGGAACGGATGGAGAAGCTCGGCGGTGGCGCTCCACCAGAATTTTTATCGACACACCCCGCGGGCACCACCCGTATTCGTAAGCTTAATGAGCTCATGCCACGCGCGATGGATGCGTATCGGAATCGGTAG
- a CDS encoding Fic family protein, with the protein MAPQATRSGEPVFNDAIDIAAAYLFYLCQNYPFIDGNKRTGLATCLVFLSENGLLENEALDVDQWEALTLDVAASRLDRDQTTERLRKLVN; encoded by the coding sequence TTGGCGCCCCAAGCGACGAGGTCTGGTGAACCTGTCTTTAACGATGCGATCGATATTGCGGCGGCTTACTTGTTTTATCTCTGTCAGAATTATCCTTTTATTGATGGTAATAAGCGAACGGGCTTAGCCACGTGTTTGGTATTTTTGTCAGAGAATGGATTACTCGAAAATGAAGCGTTGGATGTCGATCAATGGGAAGCCCTCACGCTCGATGTGGCTGCAAGTCGTCTCGACCGGGATCAAACGACCGAGCGATTGCGGAAACTTGTGAACTAG
- the tnpA gene encoding IS200/IS605 family transposase: protein MPQSLAKNLVHLIFSTKNREGFINEPVRANLHGYMATVLKNMDCPALIINSVEDHAHILFSLHRTVALSSAVGDLKASSSKWLKTQSLELSGFAWQAGFGAFSVSESNVEAVRKYIENQAEHHTKISFQDELRAFLEKHGVAYDERYLWD, encoded by the coding sequence ATGCCACAATCACTCGCCAAAAACCTTGTGCACCTCATTTTCTCTACGAAAAACCGCGAAGGCTTTATCAATGAACCAGTTCGTGCCAACTTACATGGCTACATGGCGACGGTTCTCAAAAATATGGATTGCCCGGCACTCATCATTAACTCGGTCGAGGATCACGCGCACATTCTCTTTTCGCTTCACCGCACCGTGGCGTTGTCGTCCGCGGTGGGAGACCTGAAGGCATCGTCGTCTAAATGGCTCAAGACACAATCACTGGAACTGTCGGGCTTCGCTTGGCAAGCAGGTTTCGGCGCATTTTCTGTCAGTGAGTCCAACGTTGAGGCAGTTCGGAAATATATTGAGAATCAGGCAGAGCATCACACGAAGATCTCTTTTCAAGACGAATTACGTGCCTTTTTGGAGAAACATGGTGTGGCATATGATGAACGGTATCTCTGGGATTAG